The sequence below is a genomic window from Uranotaenia lowii strain MFRU-FL chromosome 2, ASM2978415v1, whole genome shotgun sequence.
CGTCTCGATCAGTTATCCTTGACTAACCTTTGCAATTTGCGCTTGTCCGCATCATTAACTCCTATCCGTTTATCTAGTCTATCAAATACTCTCAACTTTTTGGCCGGAGGAGGCGCTTGTTTGTCTCTATCACTCTGACGCGAGTCGGATCCGGACACCGGTTTCAGCACGATCCTCCGACTGCCGGAGCTGAATCCGCTGCTGTCTCCTCGGCCGGAGTTGCTGTTGCCACTACCACCGGTGTTAGCATTACCGCTGCTGCTTGTGTTGGTATTCGATGAAACCGGTGCTGGTGGCGGAGCTTTTTCTCTCGGCGGTGGTGAAGGTGTGGGATCACGCAGAAGTTCTTCCTCATCCTCGTCTAGGAAAAGATCTAGATGTAGATCCTCGTCGCGGTTGTCGATGACTTTTCGACGTGGGGAGGTGGCCATGTCCAGCGCGTCCAGGAGCGGATCGGACTCCTCGATGGTGCTGCTCTTTTTCTGGGACTCATTTTCCGACTTCCTATGACTACCGTGGTCCTGATTCGTGGATGGCAGTgctgacgacgatgacgacttTTTGGATGATGATTCGTGATTCGAGTGTCGTTCCGATTCGGACTTTTTCTTGAGggagataatttttttctcggtGATAACGATCGGGGTGTATCTAGCAGGGGGCTCTTCGGATTTGCGCTCCTGCTGTAATGTGAAAAATACTCGTTAGTAACAGAAAGTATTAGGTATTTGAGGTATTTTGTAACATACTTTTGGCTCTTTGATGTTAGTTTTTTTGTTCTCCTCAGCGGCCTGCTTGCGACGCATCTCTTTATCCTTGAGAATTTTCTCCCGAATCGCTTTCTGCTTCTCTATTTCCATCCGGTAGGCGCGTTCTTCCGGATCTTCATTGTCGTCTCTTCTCTAAATAAAACAAACGAGCATTAGTTCTCAAAccactttcaatatttctttgCCACATACCTCATTCCTCGAATTATCGCCATAGTCACCGCTCTTCCGTCGTTTCGGATAGCGACTGTCGTCGTCCCGATCACGGCTACCGTGCCTCCGGGAGGGGAAATTTCGTCTAGGTCTGTTCAAATCACCTCTATCACGACTACCCGGTCGGTGCCGACGCGGAGACCTGGATCGTTCCCGGGACCTATCACGATGGTCGCGGTCCCGTTCCCTCTCGCGATCTCTTTCGCGCTCCCGCTCCCGAGATCGGCCTCGTTCTCGCTCCCTCTCACGCTCACGTTCCCGATCACGTTCTCGTTCTCGCTCCCGATCACGATCCCGATCCCGGTCCCTTTCGCGTTCCCTTTCTCTAGAAGGCGAACGTTCGAAGCGCCGCTTCTCAACCTCGATGCGATTTTTGTTGATGAACTCTTCCTGCTGTCTTAGCAGTTCCTCATCGCTGACCGACGATCGGTTGCCCATGTTGACCAGAAACTGCTGATTGTTCAGTGCGTCCCGCATCAGTTGATCTAAAAGCCAAAAGACACAGTGTTTTATTAACTAGGtatattaaaaatcttaaaaacttaGAAACTTACTTGTGGCTGCCTCGACACCGCCTTTGAAGTTCGGATTGATCAACACCTTCCTGGGTAGAACGGGAGCAGCTGCAATTGCCGGAGGACCTGATGAACCTCCCGGACCAGGTCCGCCTTCGAAACCCAAAAGCGGCGGTTGATGGGGAGGCGGGATAGATCCCATGGGTCCTGGTGGACCTCCCGGGGGCATGTTCGGTCCTCCTCCCGGTCCACCACCCATTGGACCACCAAAAGGTGGACCGCCGGGACCCGGTGGTCCTCCTGGACCATTAGGGCGAAACATCGGTCCTCCTGGTCCCATTCGTGGGCCTCCACGCATGGGATCGAACGGCATTCGATCGCCTGGACGAATCATTCCTGGTCGCATCATATGGTCGAAAGGTGGCCCTCGCGGAGGAAAGGGTGGTCCTCCTCGCATGGGATAATTCATTCGATTATTGCGAAAATTGTTCATATCGCCTGGATAGCCTGGTCTTGGTGGAAACCTGGGCCTCATGCCACCTCTGAAAGGACCAAAATTAGGATGAGGTAGCCCGGGTGGCATTCCCCCCATTTGTGGTGGGAAATGTTGTTCTCCGGAGGATGATCCGCTAGAATCACCGGaatgtttgaaattatttgGCCTTCCCGATGGATGGCGGTGCTGTGACGACTGGGACTGATGTTGGGACGTTGAGGAAGCCTTATTGCTACCCTCCAAATGCTTGGTTTCATTTTTCCAGTCACGTTTCTCCGTTGATTCGTCAGTGTCATAAGAAAAGTCTGGTTCTTTGTCTTGATTGGTAACGTACAAATCTAGCACATCCTCCGACGAAGTCGTGTCACACAGTTGACTGGTAGACTTTTCTAGCTTACTTTTATCCTCTGAGGTTCCCTCCGATTCGAGGGAGATCTGCGATGTAACCGCTTCTAcatctgatttttcaaaatcgctCTCCTTTACGCTGGCAGCTTCAGATTCTGTTTGCGTAACCGAACTTTCGGTTGCTACCGATGTTGCAGAAATAGTTTCCGGTACTAGCGACGAAACGGACAATGAAGATATTTCCGTTGTGGTTTCCCGCTCTGAGTCCGTTATTGTGGAAGCCGGATAAACCGATTCCTGACTGGAAGGGACTTCTTCCAACGACATTTGTTTTGGCGGTGATTCCTGTTGTTCCGCTGCTTGTTCAACATTCGTGTCATTTTGTGAAACTTGACTCTCCTCTGCTAACAACGGTGGTTCACAAGAAAGTGTCTCTACTGGGGCAGTCTTTTCAACGAGGTTCGATGTTGGTTCTTCATGCTTTTTCGGTGTTCTACCCCGTCTAGTGGCCGTTTCAGCAAGAGGAGGAGGAGGCGATGCAACCTTCCTTACTGGCTCGGATACAACAGCTGGTTCTTCTTTTAGAGCTGCGGGTTCTGAAGAAGATGGTTGCAGCTGACTTTTAGtctgctgctgttgtttttgttgttgttgtgccGCTTCCTTCTCTTTGGCTGCCAACTGTTTGGCGACCCATTCTTCCGACTCGGTCAAAAGAAATTCCTCCTCTTGATGGTCTAACTTTAGTTCACTCTCTGAAAGGTAGAAGAAGCAGATCGAAAGAATTGAGCATGTTTTTTATCACATAAGAAAAACCTATTAGATAGGGCTCGAATAACCACTAgctcaaaatattatttgaataagAATAAAGGATTCGAAAAATCGTCTACGAGTCAGTGGCCATTTCAGATCTGGGAGCCTCGGCGGCTTTGGGCCCACTCACTCCCTCATTCCCCGATATCCGCCGCAATgttgcaaaatttagaaaaaaaaacaaactgataATTCTCATAGCTTTTAAGAAAGGATATCTCCTTTAATCGATTTAGAatcctttttgaaaaaaaatattgaaattatacCAAGTGGCTTTTAAGCTAAACGTCCATCATGCCAAATGACTACTTCATCATGACTATTCATTCACTTGACAcaatgggtggtatgaaaaaaacctagtaattgcttttgctaaactgaatcgagcagtcgagcagtcgcttaaagcaattgcttcggttgttatgaataaagttttttttgacagctgttttctcagtcagaagcttttacttttagaacaagctagtttggtatgaataaagctcaaatctgaagcaattgctcgaccaATCTCCTGGCAATTGCttaattttctaagcatgctcggtagcagacttttctaataaaaaattctttaataacgtcatgagtttatcaaataagcaatatttcacttcaaaacaattcaaaaaggcattttcaacatggataaagaaagtcgaagtgataacccaacttttttcatattcctgtcgttgtataaaatcatttgtctaagatgacaataaccaactcaattagtaaatatttcaaattaaaaaaaatccggctatagtggaagaagtcccaattggctcaaagtaagaaataaattgtaataatttaaaacattatacagatctctcattttttttattcattttttttataattctaagatttaaaaaaaaatctaaattaaaatgcgcgcctattgcctttTTTtgatacatcggattatcccgatccaaATACATGTGGGatagcttatgataaatattaaagaggccattttttgtttgacaatattcgaatatgtctatattcatttttctttaaacatcaacatacaagcacgcattaacaaaaaaaaattccagtcgttcttacacccaccacccgcttcgtcgaattcaaggctactttagccgtacttttcaattttctgatcgtcttctttcattttactttagaaaacttcagattctgctggttggatagctctatttttcgaagcaaaagctatgttctaagactttagtacacatccgctaagcaaatgtttattcataccaaactaagcaaatgctttggacttttgctttgattgatttcgagctaagtaaaagctaccgaagcaattgctaaaccttattcataccactaaatgaCTTTATGAACGAAGTCGCAATCACTGGACAACTGATTTACGTCAGGGTTATTCCAATAGGATGAATATCCCCGAAAAAAATACGTCAGGGTGTTCTAGGTACTAAGCGGTTCGGGAGAGATGATGACCTGTGCCAGACCCCGATTTCCTTCTCCTTCGGTTAGGATCCTTATAACTTGGACAACTCGAACAAACCTGACATCGAGAATTGGAGCTTTAGCCAAGAGAGTACGATCGAAGTATCAGCAGCTGAAAGAGACGCCAGATAACGcggatgacttttttttttcttttatctggGATTTTAAACTTGTTTGCTTATTCATCCCGTAACGCGGATGACAATTTCCAACGTTTGGAAGGAAACGTTAAGAAAGAAGGCGAAAATGTCCAGTAAGATAGGCAGACTGTGAAAATGTTCGAGGTGGGAAACAAGCTCaaaggccccaggtggagtttagatAGTAGGAGGTATACGTGGAGTATACCATGAGTCGTCCCAatgagtagcaaactggggagaCGCGTAGAAATGCGAGTGCGCTCCGTAGGAGCCGCGTGCTCCAAAGATCGAACCGTCCAGAGGCTGCGCGTTCTAGTGCAGTTGGTTCCCGGGAAGAAGGTCCTCACTCTGGACCGCATTCGAAGGCGGATGTCATTCCGGATTTGGCTAGAGCAGCCGATAGTGACAACGATGGCAAGTGGTTTGCTGATGACCGTAGGTGTTTTTATGCTCGCAATTGCGCGCGACCAGCTTGTTTGAATCTCGAGTAGAAGCCATAATCTGTCCTTTCCGAAGCCCTCAGGTGACCAAGAGGCAACAAAGTAAGTGCCAGACCATTGTAGCGTTATAAGTATAACGCGTAACGTGTAGCGTTATAGTTCTAACAGTATTTgtgcttgtttaattttgaGCGTGTAGGTTAATTTGAGCCAAAATTCAGTGTTTACAGTTAAGAGTGTGGAATGTAAACACGcacaaaaccaaaaccaaaaccaaaaccaaaacaaaacatcatCGTAACCAGAAAAGGCGCAAAACTGTACGGCAAAGTTCATTTTTGCTCCAGTTTCGTGCCATCCGTTCATCCACCGGACCACTCCGCTTCAGCTGATTGCATGTGAGCGAATAAAAGTCGGTTAGCACGAATCGGACGTTAATTATCTCCAACTTCCAAGCAGTGTTAGAGTTGAAGGCGACAATATCCTGCCACGACGGGTCATGGCCAAACCGAACAAAGCGGAAGGTAGAACCAGCTTGCCGATATCGACGGCCCCATCGGGTGAGTGAAGAATTAGCGCTACAGAAATTCTTGAGAAACAACGTTTGTTTTTCCATAGGGCTGTTGTTTGGGATctggaatcgtttttttttttcgagccgaTAAACCGTCGCATGGCCAAGCCGGAACAGATCCAGCCGGAAGCAGACGTCGGAGGTGCTCCGGATAATTGTCATGCACCCGTGGAGCATAGACTgacccaaatttgtatgggaaattcaaaacctgtgaaatgttatgcgctgcaggctgaaattaaTCCTAGTCCTAgttcaagatctcatgccaaatttagaccagatcggatcacggggaggggtcgctcaacgagcctaaagtttgtatgggattttgagacattttgttcgggagaaacatgaaaaaccactTTTTCATCAATAgttttggttcccgtcggccgatttctttcaaaaacggtttttctcaaagcctaaattatgaaaaatattttatccgaagactgcattagagttaagagttattaggcttcaaaaaagggctaacttttttaaggacgatattcatcattgttaatgagtcgagggggtcgaacatattgacgtcGGGTCtcttggggcactctagtggaGCAGTGCAGCCAGAAAGGGCTGCCAGATTCTGTGATACCTCAGGAAACCAAGCTGTGAAACGAATGTTTGTGCTTTTTTGATGATGTCTTTGTAAATTATGGTAggaaacgggcccgtgagtagataatgtaagctagcttatgtttttaaaatgtcgtgtgtaagtaaataattataattgctacaagttttaggttttgcgtgtttgtgttttgggtgaaagttagccgtgcagcacacactgaaaaTCAGTGCTCAACTTGTTACACCATTGATCTGTTTAAAATGCAACATCGAGTGTTTTGAGCGGGAGGAATTTCTTTCTGTgtgcaacaaaacaaaaatggccTGGCCAAATAAAATCGAATTAATTTAATCGAATACATGAAAACTTTAAGACTGAGCTAGCCGGCAAACTGCTCAAGGCCAACATTGGAAAAATGCCTTTCTTCCTTTCTTTGCCTTGTGTGAAATCTTCATATTACATTGCTTAGGTGTGATTATGCAATGCGCATAGGTAGATTATGCAATAATACAGCATTTTATGTGAAAatcacagtattttttttaactttgtttcatTCGAAGTAATGAAAGCTCCCacaggatattttttaaattttaataccaATTTCAGGTGtccttttgtctttttttttaaatgtcctaCTTTTATAGTTTGTCCGACCAAATGTCCCACTCGTCTCAATTTTATTCTGGTAAGCCTAATTTCGCCggaatattattaaaatattataacgacGATCAAAATCTTCAGTATAACTATTAAAagcagactttttttcaattcatattAAAAGCGCGATTTACTGTTAAACCGCCTCAAACTTTCCTAGAAAATTAATTCAACCTATTATCTGCGGAAAACTGCCAATGATCTTGGCGTTATTCTCAACGATAGAGACTAGAATTTAAGATCAACACCAAACACGTTGTCGATGGTTCCATATTTCGAGTCGCTAGTCTTATCGGCTTTATGGAAACGTTCAATGGCTTTCCAAAGCACTTTTGACAATTCCAGAGATGATCTTCGGAAGAAACTTAAAGACTATTATTGTGGAACTTTAACTATGATCAGTGCTTTAActgtgattttattttcaatttttatttgtttttgaaactaGTACCTATGTGATCCGTTGTtaagaaatgtcaaattgttaagaaatgttaatttttctttGCGTTCGGATCGAATTCATAATATCCGTGAATTGGCAAAAAGGATATGAAAAGTATGATTGCCGGATGCTTCCCGGAaatcgaaaatagttttttaattgTGATTCGATACGAATTTGGGCCATTTTCAttgtaatttaagttttttttaaaaaaaagtcaaatttttcagcAAGATCGTTTCGAGGTAGAGGAAAAATGACCCTAAATTCGTTTTAAATAGAAAACTAAAGATTACCAAGAATTCTGCCCATCCCACTAGAACCTAGTTGCTTATCATTAACCCTTTAATAAGTTTTAATAAAGTGAAAACTCACCGTCATCGGATAGCAGCAGATCGTCCTCGTTCAGAAACGAACCATCTTCCACTTCGGCCGGCTCGTAGTTGAGCAAGTCCTCGCTGATGATTCCCATTTGAATTGGAGAGATGATTGATTGTTCGGTTTTTGAAATGCAGGAATTTCCAATTTGGGCCATCACAGGAAGAAGAAGCAACAGACGAAGGGAAGCGTCAAgggaagaaaaatgtaaatgcaAATATTTCGTTAGTAATTTCGGATATTATCACTCTTTGCTGCAAACGAGCCATAATCGGATCTTTTCCAAGTTGGGGGAACGCCAAAGCCAAACATGCTAATTTATCAGCCCGGAGAAAACCGTAAAACAATATTGCCAGCTTGCATAGAAAAAGCCGAAAACGTAGCCAAAACACATGTAGAAGCCAACTTGAATCGACCTTCCCAACTCCAATAAACGATTCGAAGGCACAATTTTATACACATTCGAAAGCCTGGAACGTAACCGATTAATTGCACACGATTTCGCGAAACAGCTCTTCCGATTGTGGCcacaatttgcaaaaatttcaaccaacaaAATTCACCCAAACTTACTTCAAATCCGACATCttggttaattttgttttgacgTTTGCTTGGTCGGCGCACAGCCGATTTTTGGGACGTCGACTGACAGCCGACAGTTTGAAAAGTCGACAAACTAGCGACATGGGCGGCGGAAACGGAAATTTGAAAAGAGGGTGCAAAGTGTGTTTGCAAGCTTGAACGCAAGTTAGGCACTGGAAAAAACagcgttttattttttaatccttttttaatGGAATATATCCCATTAAtgtcattcttcctcgaaacAGCGTTTTATTAATTCGAAATGAAGAACAATTTCTAATCGATTTCAAGCAACCCCGGCagtatttattttaagttaaacttttcaaacaatAGACAAATCACAAAAATAGTTGCATAATTCTTGGGTTGGAACAGCCACAATCCAGGAATAATAATTTGAGTGTGATTTTCCAACTTTCCAACAATAAAGGTTAATGAATTACAATAGATTATTCTTCACTTTTAACATTCAGACGagcattgatttttaaaaatggcttTAATACCTATTGTAgataattcaacaaaaacaagtttGTATAAATCGATTCAATAGTTCACTAGTTATAGCTGATTGAATGTTTAGGACCTTATTTTGTAGATTGGATTTTGAGTGTTAAGAGGTTCAATTTATACAGAACGACAACACTATTGATTCAATCAAGCTTGTTTTTAGCTAGGGTGAACTGCTGACTTCATCGTTTCAACTGCTTCACCGAGGAGacattgaaaactaaaacaagACCACTGCGACCTCTTTCGGAAAACTAGCAATACCTTCAAATTCTTTTAAGTCGGACCTGCTcaaagaaagataaaaaaaaaaggatttctcAAATGTAGCGTTGAAACAGTCAAATACATTGAAACAATAAATTATATTATCATCTCGCCGACAAGGTACGAATACATCAAATAGCTAACTTAAATGTTTTCATCTGGATTTTCCTTACACGAGGTGTCAACTTAATGTGCACCTCTCCCTCTGTCTGTCTCTCGATCTTCGTGTTCGATCGGTTCTTGACCGCTCATTATAAAGAGTAGTAATGTTGTTATATGTTTAACGCTAGTGTGTGGAAATGGGGGAGATGTTCAGCCTACATGCGTGGTTAGGGATTGAGTGAAGTGGATTGGATTGTGGACTTCTTGGGGTATTGGGGTATGGTTGTGTTATGTTGTTTTGAACGCGACAAAGTAATCATAATTTAGCATTACCAAGGGAGGATAAAGTTCACACATTAACATAACTTTACTGCTTCTGCTCGTCACCATCTCCTATTGCCAGTCTCTTAATcgttttgctgattgtttgttccaGTGCTGCTccctttcagaaaaaaatgtacgaAAAACTCGCCCTACGCCAAAACACCCTGACAACTTTGGGACACCGGGATTTACGATCCTACGATGATGTTGTTGATCGGGATGTGTATCAGTTTGACGAAGAAACCGATAAATCCCATAATGCAGAATCCGATGGCGGTAGCGATCGCAATCTTCTGGAACTCCCGACGATCGGGCTTGGTGCAGCGCTTGATCAACCGGATCGAGTCCTTGGCGAAGGAACGGCCCGGCTCGTAGATCTTGGCGATTTGATCCATTGCTGAGAGATTTGACGAGATCCTAATGAAAGAATAAGGAATGTGTATTAGGTTTCGAATTTTGACTAAATCATACAGAAATCAACAAGGGCCAATGCAACTGAAACTTAGATTTTTGTAGCTTCTCTGCCGTCAGCTAATTGATGAGCTTCATGGtgaaaaaaccaaatgaaaaataattatgaaaagctaccttcatatgtacatattttagtcaataaagggaaaaaaatcaaaatgtaaatttataaTCATATAGACGTATTACAATATTCATTATCAGTAAATCGAATCAATTGAATctaagattcaaagttttatatttgtaACGAGCGAGGTATCGATCGAAAagacttttcaaataataataccaagagattttttttcagtgcacATTGAAGATGTGGCAGAGAAAGTTCCAGCTAATCTTTCTTATTTCGGTGATTTGGCTGATATCAATTTATATTCTATGTTCTTAAATGGATTGATATCAATTAAGCTTATCATTTACCTATTGTTTTAAGCAGTTATTTcacgaatgaagttttttatttcgatttctaAAATGGATCTACCATTTCCTTTTTTGATTTCGACTAacaaaacgataaattttagTCGATTGTCAAATCCATGACTTTTAACTAAAGAAGCAAACTATACTTACggttttaaagaatatttcacgAACAAATCAACACGTTAAGTGCtataaatttcaatgttaatcTAGTCAAAAGACGAATATTTTCACAAACGACGCACTTGCACCTCCAGCTGCACCACACTGTTCTGCGATTGGAAAATGAATGCTGCGGGCTCGGTTAACTTTCGGGCTCGCGATGGTGTgctgtcaaattttgattccaCGTCGGATGAACGTTGAGCAGCGGCGACTACAACGTCATCGTGAAATCGGAAAACAAACTCGCCATTTTGGAAGCGACGCCTCTCGGTTTTGGCGTTACCGAGCGTTACGAATTTGGACGGGGCTTCGATTGTTagattctttaaataaaaaataatcgggTTTAg
It includes:
- the LOC129748995 gene encoding transcription activator BRG1-like encodes the protein MSDLNEDLLNYEPAEVEDGSFLNEDDLLLSDDESELKLDHQEEEFLLTESEEWVAKQLAAKEKEAAQQQQKQQQQTKSQLQPSSSEPAALKEEPAVVSEPVRKVASPPPPLAETATRRGRTPKKHEEPTSNLVEKTAPVETLSCEPPLLAEESQVSQNDTNVEQAAEQQESPPKQMSLEEVPSSQESVYPASTITDSERETTTEISSLSVSSLVPETISATSVATESSVTQTESEAASVKESDFEKSDVEAVTSQISLESEGTSEDKSKLEKSTSQLCDTTSSEDVLDLYVTNQDKEPDFSYDTDESTEKRDWKNETKHLEGSNKASSTSQHQSQSSQHRHPSGRPNNFKHSGDSSGSSSGEQHFPPQMGGMPPGLPHPNFGPFRGGMRPRFPPRPGYPGDMNNFRNNRMNYPMRGGPPFPPRGPPFDHMMRPGMIRPGDRMPFDPMRGGPRMGPGGPMFRPNGPGGPPGPGGPPFGGPMGGGPGGGPNMPPGGPPGPMGSIPPPHQPPLLGFEGGPGPGGSSGPPAIAAAPVLPRKVLINPNFKGGVEAATNQLMRDALNNQQFLVNMGNRSSVSDEELLRQQEEFINKNRIEVEKRRFERSPSRERERERDRDRDRDRERERERDRERERERERERGRSRERERERDRERERDRDHRDRSRERSRSPRRHRPGSRDRGDLNRPRRNFPSRRHGSRDRDDDSRYPKRRKSGDYGDNSRNERRDDNEDPEERAYRMEIEKQKAIREKILKDKEMRRKQAAEENKKTNIKEPKQERKSEEPPARYTPIVITEKKIISLKKKSESERHSNHESSSKKSSSSSALPSTNQDHGSHRKSENESQKKSSTIEESDPLLDALDMATSPRRKVIDNRDEDLHLDLFLDEDEEELLRDPTPSPPPREKAPPPAPVSSNTNTSSSGNANTGGSGNSNSGRGDSSGFSSGSRRIVLKPVSGSDSRQSDRDKQAPPPAKKLRVFDRLDKRIGVNDADKRKLQRLVKDN
- the LOC129749013 gene encoding protein transport protein Sec61 subunit gamma, producing the protein MDQIAKIYEPGRSFAKDSIRLIKRCTKPDRREFQKIAIATAIGFCIMGFIGFFVKLIHIPINNIIVGS